A genomic stretch from Sulfurihydrogenibium azorense Az-Fu1 includes:
- a CDS encoding IS982 family transposase, whose protein sequence is MTFRDYIINVYILTDEILKLIKHKHKTNKPKFSDVELITLIIFSMSYRKGDYKITLKEFKENYNDLFPYVPQLPAIVKRAKKLYKLAQVISIILTNLFSEKITTVYIADTKPIPVCKNQRMKRNKKVSGKLYKGNNAAKEWFGFKIGLIVDYYKRPIGYEIIPASKHDINFLKEVKEDSVLIDILNKGTIIADKAFNSKDLKEEFKSLGIELEAIRKKGKVHHKQKDKQEFLKRVRKRIETVFSKLYYMGIEDIRAVSLEGFKAKINFFILALSFATCLGLF, encoded by the coding sequence ATGACTTTTAGAGATTATATCATAAACGTTTATATTCTGACAGATGAAATCCTAAAACTCATAAAACATAAACATAAAACAAATAAGCCTAAATTCTCTGATGTAGAGCTTATAACTCTCATCATATTTTCTATGAGCTATAGAAAAGGTGATTACAAAATAACACTTAAGGAATTTAAAGAGAATTACAATGACCTTTTCCCTTATGTTCCTCAATTACCAGCAATAGTAAAAAGAGCTAAAAAACTATATAAACTTGCTCAAGTAATCTCAATCATTCTTACAAATTTATTTTCTGAGAAGATAACCACAGTATACATAGCAGATACAAAACCAATACCTGTTTGTAAAAATCAAAGAATGAAAAGAAACAAGAAAGTTTCTGGTAAGTTATACAAAGGAAACAATGCAGCAAAAGAATGGTTTGGTTTTAAAATAGGATTAATAGTGGATTATTACAAAAGACCGATAGGATATGAGATTATTCCAGCTTCAAAGCATGATATAAACTTTTTAAAGGAAGTAAAAGAGGACAGTGTTTTGATAGATATATTAAACAAAGGGACAATAATAGCAGACAAAGCTTTTAATTCAAAGGATTTAAAAGAAGAATTTAAGAGTTTAGGAATAGAGTTAGAGGCTATAAGAAAGAAGGGGAAAGTACATCACAAACAAAAGGATAAACAAGAGTTTTTAAAGAGAGTAAGGAAGAGAATAGAGACAGTATTTAGCAAGTTATACTATATGGGAATAGAGGATATCAGGGCAGTATCTTTAGAAGGATTTAAAGCTAAGATAAACTTCTTCATTTTAGCTTTAAGTTTTGCTACTTGTCTTGGTTTGTTTTAA